A region of the Microcystis aeruginosa FD4 genome:
AACCCGCCTGTTGAGTAATAGCGGCCAAAATTTTGTCAAGAGAATGTAAAGACATAGGGAAAATCTAGGGAATACCACGTTAGACTAGGACGAAAAAACCTGCTAACTTTTCAGCATAACCTTATAATGCCGTCATGAAATCCGATCGATCCCCATCCCCCCAAGATTCCCCTCTCTCGATCGTCCATCAACCCAGTTCAGCCATCGATCCCGATCGGGAACCAGAATACCTAGAAGCTGCTGTCATTAACGTCTATCCCCAAGCTGAAGATGTCTTTTTTACCCCTTGGGGTATCCGGGCAATGGTGATCTTTTTAATTGCTAATAGTCTCCTCAGTCTCAATCAATGGCTAACCAATACTACCCCCACCCCGAGGAAAGCTGAGAATTCCCCCCTCGAGCAGCGCCAAAATAACTCCCGCCACCTCGATCGATTGATAGCGATCGCTCGTCCAGTACAGAAAACTCCTCAAACCAGTCCGATCGTTAATATTCCCGCTCCTCCCCTTAAAACCAGCCCGATAACTAATATTACCGCCCCACCAGTGGTTCAGAGTCCCCCCACCGCTATAAATCCGACTAATGCCCTCTTACCCCCGAATCCGCCACCGTCCCTCATACCCGCCCATCAATTACCCGTCAGTAAGATCAAGCAATCTTTACCTGTCGCCCCCACTTCCCCCAGTACCCCGCCAGTATCTTCCCTAGTTTCCGCACCACCGCCACCACCGTCCCAAGTCACCCCTGCCCCCTCGACCGCGCTCATTAACGAACGAATGTTGGAGGAATTGCGTCAAAGAGAAGAATCACCCGCTAATTTACCCTTTTTTCAACGGGAAAAAACCCGTCGTCTGGCCGATCAAAACCGACAGGATGCCACGGAGTTAATGAAACAGTTACCGCCAGAATTACAAGCATCCCCTTCTCCCAGTAGTCCGGCACCTTCAGAAACAGCCGATCCCTCCCAGTCCCCCGTCCCTAGTTCTATCATTATTGATAGGAGCGGCACTTCGGTAAACTATTAGGGTTCCTATCGGGAGGACGGCAATGGGTTTGTTTGAGCGCATGGGCCAAGCAATTCGCGCCCAAGTCAATAGTCTGATTCAGGAAAATCAAGATCCAGAAAAACTGCTGGAAAAGGCGATCTTGGAGATGGAAGGGGAATTGATGCAAATGCGACAAGCCCTGGCGGCAGCCGTCGCTACCCAGAAACGCACCGAGCGCCAACGACAACAACAGGAAAAAGCGGCCCAAACTTGGCACGAACGCGCCCAATTAGCCCTCAATCACGGTAACGAGGCACTGGCCCGCCAAGCTTTGACTCAATGGCAAACCTATCAAAGTCAGATCGCCCCCCTACAAACCTCCCTGCAACAACAAACGGTCATTATACAAAAGTTAAAGAAAGAACTCTT
Encoded here:
- a CDS encoding PspA/IM30 family protein; translation: MGLFERMGQAIRAQVNSLIQENQDPEKLLEKAILEMEGELMQMRQALAAAVATQKRTERQRQQQEKAAQTWHERAQLALNHGNEALARQALTQWQTYQSQIAPLQTSLQQQTVIIQKLKKELLTIERKYAEMKAQKSLYVARLRSASASQKAQEIMGSLNSSQMGTIFEKLEAKVLEAESQADLIQYKDPLERQFQDLEGQKQIEAELLKLKQENLDG